Proteins encoded by one window of Octopus bimaculoides isolate UCB-OBI-ISO-001 chromosome 4, ASM119413v2, whole genome shotgun sequence:
- the LOC128247657 gene encoding piggyBac transposable element-derived protein 4-like, whose product MLKTRYSKISQNLHLTDSANAPSKNDPKYDPLYKVCPVTDLLVNNYKTVYLPRKNLSVDEAMIGYKGRVHFRQYMPAKPTKWGIKVWEVCESETGYCVNFDVYTGKKI is encoded by the coding sequence ATGTTGAAGACAAGGTATTCGAAAATATCTCAGAATTTGCATTTAACTGATTCTGCTAATGCCCCCAGCAAAAACGACCCAAAGTATGATCCCCTGTACAAAGTATGTCCTGTAACTGATTTActtgttaataattataaaactgtGTATTTACCTCGGAAAAATCTCAGTGTAGATGAAGCCATGATAGGTTATAAGGGCAGAGTACATTTTCGGCAGTACATGCCTGCCAAACCTACTAAATGGGGGATCAAAGTATGGGAAGTTTGTGAATCAGAGACTGGATACTGTGTAAACTTCGATGTTTACACaggtaaaaaaatataa